The DNA region GGCATGAGTCTGGAGGAGCGGTTGTGAGGCCACCGCTGCGGTGTGGGCGTCCTGGCACTAAATAAGTGTAATTTCGGGTAGTGACTGCGCGGATATGAATCACGGAGCTCAGCGGTGCTTGCGGCGTGCGTATGCGAGAAACCTCGTCCGGAAATGGATTGCTTGGGTTTTAATAAGCCACAACCGATGCCCTTCTTGGAGTAGGCAAAGGATAGCCTTGCTCCGAGTTAAATTAATTACGGCTGGGTCGTTTGATTTTCCAGGTATTTCTAAGATTGCTTCTTTTATTCGCGTTTGGTAAATATGGATTCGTTGATATTACagaattaaaacctttttttgaatGAAACGGGTATCTTGTGATTGATGCGCTTTCGTGAAAAATTAAACGTTTGCCTGTGCTTCATTAGCGAGTCAATTCCTAGCTGGAGGAGCGACGAGTGTAAAAGAACTGTAAGAAGAAAGCTGCAGGCTATAAAAATTACTAGCCGGTTGAGCCTCAGCGCATGCGCAATGGCGCGACCCCGTGTCCGCTAAAACTACAATTCCCGGCAAGCCTCGCGCCACGACGGCGCGTGCGCCCTAAGAGGGCTGCACTGGCGGACTACCACTCCCGCCGTCCCCCGCGGGCGGCCAGCAGACGGTCCCGCGTTTGCCCCGGTCCCCGCCCCCCACCCCGAGCCATGGACATGGAGGTGGACGGTGGCTCCGTGGTCTCAGGGCTGTCGGGCGGGGATGGAGCAGGCGCGGGCCCCGCCGATGAGGACCAGGAGATGGAGGGGGCTCCCAGCTGCTCGGGGTCGCGCTCCCTCCCCTTCGAGTTCGAGCGGAGCCGCTCGGAGTCCAGCGGCGATGAGGACGACGACGAAGACGAcgaggaagaggagatggaggaagaggagctcgAGGGGGACCCCGGGGCTCGGTTCGGGACGGACGACGGGGAGCTCGAATCGGACGACGACCGGGAGGTaaaggcgggggggcggggagcgtCCTCTGAGGCGAGGGCACGCACCGGCCGGCGCGACGGCTCCGTCGCGCGCCAGGCCCTGCTCCCGGCgtgcgccgcgccgccggggggcGCGTGCGGCTTGCGGTGGGGGCGCGCGCTCCCTGCCGCCGCAatggcggggcggccggggcctgTGGGGGGGCCGGGATGGCGGGGGCGGCCCCGACCGGAGCGGCCCGCGGGCTCCAGCGCGGAGCAGGGCACTGCGGGGGCAGCTGTGAGACGAGGGCGGGGGTGTGAGCctgaggagggcaggaggtggcgGGGCGGCCAGGCTGCCCTGCTGTGGGGAGGCTGCTGGCTGTGAAACGCAGCGACTTCAGGTGGGGCCTGGCGTCTGCGGAAGTCCGGTTTTCGGGCAGGTGCTGTAAGCAGTGGACTTCAACTTACATGCTTTTGGGGACTTCTGAAAACTTCCCGGTGCGAATCTGGACCCCTGCTTAGGCGCCGTAACCCGTATGGTAGTAGGCTTTTTATTATTACCCAAGTTCATTTTATCTGTCTCATTTAAATGAAGCCCTTACAAACTCTTGGTGTAACTGAGAGGGTGGTAAACGGTGGCATGTGGGTGAAACGAATGGTGCCATCGAGGGAAAGAAAGACCCTTAGTCTGGCTTTGAGACTAGAGAAAACGGAACATAAAAATCTAATGTGTTACCTTTCTCAGACAGATCTCAGATCATTGCTATAtaagaaatctgttcttttttgaAATAGTAGACTTCTGACAGGAAAATTGTTATGAAAATACTTGTATATGTTCCCGATAAATGTACTTCATAACCAGAGTTCAGAGCAGTGAAATTCCAGCCTTTGCTTCCGTGTGTATTTGTATAATCCCTAACTGTGTGTAGAAACAAGAGACGGTACTAGTTATATATCTTGATTGGGGGCCCCAACACGCTTGCTGAGCGTTTTCAAATAACGATATTATTTGCTACCAGTATCCACTTCAGGCTTGCTGATTATTTGATATTCTATTAAAGAGTTTATACAAAAGAACTTTTCCCACAAGGGTTGTTTATAGTTTGCTTTTCAGATATGATTCATGAAACAATCCAATTGGATTGCCATTCACAAAAAGGTCAGTTCAGAAGACTAGATGAAAGTCTTTAGAAAAGAGCTGTATATGAGGAATGATTGACCTCTTAGGAAAACCCATTTATGTAGCATGTTAATCCAGACTTTTTTCATGGTTTAAGGCTGTGATATTTTGGAAGCTGCAATCAGGAAGCTCATGGCTCGGCCTGTGTATTAAAACTCTTGCACGCTGTCTTTGTAGCGTATGATAAACCTCGCAGAGCTGACCCCTTACATCCTGTGTTCCATCTGCAAGGGTTACTTTATTGATGCTACAACCATTACAGAATGTCTGCACACCTGTAAGTATCAGTATTGTTATTCTAAGAGTTTAGTTgcaaattcaaacaaaaattagCTGTTGAGATGTTCTGGCTTCACAAAGGTAATTCTCTGTTTGATGTGAATGTGTGTTGTATTTATTCTGTTccttaaggaaaatatatttgtggATATTTTAAGCATCAGAAAATCACAAAATCAGTCAATCATGAAGTCAGCTTAGTGTTCCAGGTTAAGAGGGAAGATGATGTATGGAAAGATAAAgcccaagtaaaaaaaaaaaaaaagctactactttttttttttttcaagtaggcTCTAAGAATTTGAGTATGTACCTGAGAAAAGAAAGTTGAGTGGCCCTGCTCATAATACCAGTTCAGGTACAGAAACAGCTATATGCACCCATGGAACAGTTAGTCTATAGCCTGATGAATAGAAATAGATGGATAATAAAAAACTGATTTCATTGTTCTTgtcttgttgtttttcccctcaaTCCTTGTGTTGTGTTAACAGTTTTTCCATTGCTAACAGAACTATTTTCCATCAAAGCTAATAAAACTCTTTCTGTGAAGCTGACTCTTTCAGCCACACCTACATTCCCACCTGAATCCAAGAATCTCAACTTCCTAGTCCTTCCAGCTGCTAACACTACATAGAGGGaaatctcccccccccttttttttttaatggggcaCTGCTTACTAGTTTGATCTATACCATGCAATACTCGGTGCAGTTTGTAATTTAGGAAAATGCACAGCTGTTAGTAAGGACAGCATAATGTTGCAAGTGCAACTGTGGTGATCTCTTAAAAGTTTCCTGGTAAATTTTGGGGAAAAGTTCGATGTGTTCAGGCTGATGTGGAGCTGATTCGATGGTAAGTTATTTATTCTACATATTTCCACTCATAAGCTCTCCTTCCAGATTTTTAAAGTACATGTAAAATACTAAGAAAATGGCAGAATTATAATTTCTTACCTTGGTTTTTCTAGTGAAACTGCTTGTAGGGTGCTTTTCAGCACACCTTTTGTCTGCAGCAGTCAGTATTCTGTTATCTTAGTTCTACTTTTGTTCTGGGTAGCACAATTACAACATTGAACACCTACCACTGCATCAGATGGATTAGGATTATTCATAGGAATAATCCTAATTGAATATTCAGTTGAATATTCGTATTCTGTACAGGCAGAGAGCTGCTGTTTACTTGAGTTTTAAAGTTGAAAGAATTGCTTTGCGTTGTCTCTGACAAATTTTATTTGAGAAGTGTGGGTGTAATTGCTCCTCTTGCTTAAACAGATGGTATTGTATAATGGACATGTGACTTttatgggttttttatttctttacagtttgTAAAAGCTGCATAGTGAGACACTTCTACTATAGCAATAGATGTCCAAAATGCAATATTGTTGTACATCAGACACAGCCCCTTTATAATATCAGGTAATAAGTTCATGTCATTTttataggtattttttttttttcaagttttgctgCTTACTTTTAAATGTCTTGTTTTACGGACTTGTAGTGCTTTCCTATTTCAAATTGAAATAACAGTTACAAGAAAcaaattctgttctttgtttATGTAAGCTTCATCTCAATAGTGAAGATGATAATACTCAATTTCTTGTTTTATCTATTTTGTATCCCTTTCCAGGGTTTCTTACCCCCCACCCTGGGTATTTTTATGAGTTTGCTCAGTGTTACAGGTGATATGAGATCTTAACtatttggtttgattttcttttagacAAAGCTTTGTTGGCATGGTACACTTATTAACTCTGAAGATtgagttttcatttcttgaaCTGTTCATGAATTCTTGAAGGGTGGTGCTTTTAACTTTACATGGCTTCTTCTGTTGGAGCTCTGCTGTCAAGGCACAAATTTAGGCAGATATAGAGTTGCTGCTCTGTCACTTGTCTCTTTACATAGGTCATATTGCAACAGTGTATTTGGCATCTCTGTTACAAGTTAATGAAAACCGTTCTGTATTGCACcaaagttgctttcattttttttctctttaatagaCTTGACCGGCAGCTGCAAGACATAGTCTATAAATTAGTTGTCAATTTGGAGGAAAGTAAGTCCCTTTATTTTATTACCATCTAGAGACTGAAAAGACTGAACAGAAAACAGAGTAATTCAAAGCCCTGTTTCTACTCTGggctctttaaaataattttttaatgttggtTATAAATCTTAATGAGTTAGCTATGCCAACTGGTATCTTTCTGGCTGCTAAACGCTATTATGGGTAGCGGTATGTACCCTGTCTCATGAAACACAGGTGTAACTGTGTCCAGATAAACATCCAGATGATATTTCATAGTCGTGTCATATTTTTGTGTAAGTACAGAAAATATCATTCCATCTAATAAGTTCACTTGCCTCAGTTGAAAAAAAGTTGCTAAGACCGATTCtctcaaaagcttttattttttcctctctgccacatatatttttctgattttttcatatatttttctgaTCAGGTGTGTTCACTGTCACTTGTCATTTACCTTGAACTTGGGGAGCCAGTGAATCTGCACAGTCTGCCTGGGTGGATTGGGTGAAATATACCCATGTAGTGGATGTATATGGACTATCGATGGTATAAAAATAGTCATGACAGCCAGAAGGATACTTGTTTTTGCAGCTATTTCaatgtaatttattgccagttGCTCTGATTTCTTCCCAGTTTTTACTGACAAACTCTTAGTCTGGGTATCTTAAGTGTCCCAGCCTTGTATGGAATGCTAGTGATGGTGAAGGTCTGTAGGAACTTGGAAAGCTTTTACTGTTCTGATAATTGGAAACTATATGGATATTCTCAGCATCTGAAATAACATTCCAATCTGTTCtgtattgtgggttttttcaggagagaaaaaacaaatgcatgaCTTCTATAAAGAAAGAGGATTAGAAGTGCCCAAACCAGGTGAGCTGTAATCACTTTAAAGGACACTGTTAAGGAAATATTTACTATACCATTTATTCTTAAGGACTTTCCTTGAAATATTAGCTCACAACTGAAGAAGATATGCAGTATCAGAAATACGGGATTCTTGGTTGTCTGGTAACTGTGTCTTGTCACAGTTCTCAAATTACAAAAATAGAAGATGGATCTGGCAGCACTTAAATGCAGATCatggttggatttttttaaacagattatatTTTGCCTACAACCAGGCATAATAtataaaatgtgctttaattttattttctggcCCTTAATAAATAATACACGTTACAAAGGAGTAAAAATAAGAACTTCGAAGTTATTTGACAGATGAGGGattattctaattattttttgtcttacTATCAAATAAACACCTCTTTGGAGAGGTGCCACACTGAAAGATAATAAAATGCTGGTTCAGATACACAGCATGAAATATATAAAGAGCTGatttagtcattaaaaaaaaaaaaaggattaattgcATGGGCTCTTTTTCTTTATGAGCTCATCTGTTTTGCTTGGCGCATGTTAGTGTCttatgctgcttttatttcaagtTGTGTTTGCATTTTGGCTATTTGAATATTTTAGCTGTCCCACAGCCAGTTCCAGTGAGCAGAGGAAGACCTCGAAAAGTTCTGGGCTCCGTGTTCCGGATCCCACCAGAACTTGACATCTCCATACTTCTGGAGTTCATTGGGTGAGTTGTGGGCAAATGTACAAGCAACTGGCTGACGTGAGGGTGCTGCTTGTGTATGATGGACCATTACTGGCTCTTAGTTTTCATTGAATGTGCATTTCTCCCATCTGAAATAGCAGTGGGGAGCTGGTTTTAACTTACAGTGCAATAGTGACAGCCAACTATGCATAGCTAAATGATGCAGATAACTAAATGTGTACAGTGTCTTC from Mycteria americana isolate JAX WOST 10 ecotype Jacksonville Zoo and Gardens chromosome 6, USCA_MyAme_1.0, whole genome shotgun sequence includes:
- the PCGF6 gene encoding polycomb group RING finger protein 6 → MDMEVDGGSVVSGLSGGDGAGAGPADEDQEMEGAPSCSGSRSLPFEFERSRSESSGDEDDDEDDEEEEMEEEELEGDPGARFGTDDGELESDDDRERMINLAELTPYILCSICKGYFIDATTITECLHTFCKSCIVRHFYYSNRCPKCNIVVHQTQPLYNIRLDRQLQDIVYKLVVNLEEREKKQMHDFYKERGLEVPKPAVPQPVPVSRGRPRKVLGSVFRIPPELDISILLEFIGANEGTGNFKPLEKKFVRVSGEATIGHVEKFLRRKMDLDPTCQVDIICGDHLLEHYQTLREIRQAIGESAVQDGLLVLHYGLVVSPLTVT